The Pseudomonas asiatica genome has a segment encoding these proteins:
- the ompR gene encoding osmolarity response regulator transcription factor OmpR, with protein MTGTPNTAEGDKILIVDDDPGLSSLLERFFTSKGYRARAVPNTEQMDRLLQREVFNLVVLDLMLPGEDGLSACKRLRQQNNQIPIIMLTAKGDELSRIKGLELGADDYLGKPFNPDELMARVKAVLRRQAPSVPGAPGSEDESVTFGDYELSLATRELKRGDEVHMLTTGEFAVLKALVMHAREPLTRDKLMNLARGREWDALERSIDVQISRLRRMIEPDPSKPRYIQTVWGVGYVFVPDGNAGK; from the coding sequence ATGACCGGCACGCCAAACACCGCTGAAGGTGACAAGATTCTCATCGTCGACGACGACCCGGGGCTGAGCAGCCTGCTGGAACGTTTCTTCACCAGCAAGGGCTACCGTGCCCGTGCGGTGCCCAACACCGAGCAGATGGACCGCCTGCTGCAGCGTGAGGTGTTCAACCTGGTGGTGCTCGACCTGATGCTGCCCGGCGAGGATGGCCTGTCGGCGTGCAAGCGCCTGCGCCAGCAGAACAACCAGATCCCGATCATCATGCTCACCGCCAAGGGCGATGAACTCAGCCGTATCAAGGGCCTGGAGCTGGGCGCCGACGACTACCTGGGCAAGCCGTTCAACCCGGACGAGCTGATGGCCCGGGTCAAGGCCGTGCTGCGCCGTCAGGCACCGAGCGTGCCGGGTGCGCCTGGTAGCGAAGACGAGTCGGTCACCTTCGGCGACTACGAGCTGTCGCTGGCCACCCGCGAACTCAAGCGTGGCGACGAAGTGCACATGCTCACCACCGGCGAGTTCGCCGTGCTCAAGGCGCTGGTGATGCACGCACGCGAGCCGCTGACCCGCGACAAGCTGATGAACCTGGCGCGTGGCCGCGAATGGGATGCGCTGGAACGCTCCATCGACGTGCAGATTTCGCGTCTGCGCCGCATGATCGAGCCGGACCCGTCAAAGCCGCGTTATATCCAGACCGTGTGGGGCGTGGGCTACGTGTTCGTGCCGGACGGAAACGCCGGTAAATGA
- a CDS encoding ATP-binding protein, with the protein MKTPLWFPQSFFARTLWLVLIVVLFSKALTLVYLLMNEDVLVDRQYSHGVALTLRAYWAADEENRDKIAEAAGLIRVTGSGVPEGEQHWPYSEIYQRQMQAELGEDTEVRLRIHAPPALWVNAPSLGPGWLKVPLYPHPLRGQKIWNVLGWFLAIGLLSTASAWIFVRQLNQPLKRLVFAARQLGQGRSVRLPISDTPSEMTEVYKAFNQMAEDVEQAGRERELMLAGVSHDLRTPLTRLRLSLSLLDSDSELSDDMVRDIEDMDAILDQFLAFIRDGRDEPVEEVDLADLVREVVAPYNQPEERVRLCLEPIPPFPLRRVSLKRMLGNLIGNALHHAGKGVEVAAYVSGDESAPYVVLSVLDRGTGIDESELETIFNPFIRGDRARGGKGTGLGLAIVKRIAAQHGGNVELRNRSGGGIEARVRLPLGLLLPRNAV; encoded by the coding sequence ATGAAAACACCGCTCTGGTTTCCGCAAAGTTTCTTCGCCCGCACCCTGTGGCTGGTGTTGATCGTCGTCCTGTTCTCCAAGGCCTTGACCCTGGTCTACCTGTTGATGAACGAGGACGTGCTGGTCGACCGTCAGTACAGCCACGGTGTTGCGCTGACCCTGCGCGCCTATTGGGCGGCCGACGAAGAAAACCGCGACAAGATCGCCGAAGCGGCAGGCCTTATCCGGGTCACCGGCTCGGGCGTGCCCGAGGGTGAGCAGCACTGGCCCTACAGCGAAATCTACCAACGGCAGATGCAGGCCGAGTTGGGCGAAGACACCGAGGTACGGCTGCGCATTCATGCGCCGCCGGCGTTGTGGGTCAATGCGCCAAGCCTGGGCCCGGGCTGGTTGAAGGTACCGCTGTACCCGCACCCGCTGCGTGGGCAGAAGATCTGGAACGTGCTGGGTTGGTTCCTGGCCATCGGCCTGTTGTCCACAGCTTCGGCCTGGATCTTCGTGCGCCAGCTGAACCAGCCGCTCAAGCGCCTGGTGTTCGCCGCCCGGCAGTTGGGCCAGGGGCGCAGCGTGCGCCTGCCGATCAGCGACACGCCCAGCGAGATGACCGAGGTGTACAAGGCCTTCAACCAGATGGCCGAGGATGTCGAGCAGGCCGGGCGCGAGCGCGAGCTGATGCTGGCCGGGGTTTCCCACGACCTGCGCACACCGCTGACGCGCCTGCGCCTGTCGTTGTCGTTGCTGGACAGCGACAGCGAACTGAGTGACGACATGGTCCGCGATATCGAGGACATGGACGCGATCCTCGATCAGTTCCTGGCCTTTATCCGCGATGGCCGTGACGAGCCGGTTGAGGAGGTCGACCTGGCCGACCTGGTGCGCGAAGTGGTGGCGCCGTACAACCAGCCGGAAGAACGGGTGCGGCTGTGCCTGGAGCCGATCCCACCGTTCCCGCTGCGCCGGGTTTCGCTCAAGCGCATGCTGGGCAACCTGATCGGCAATGCCCTGCACCACGCCGGCAAGGGGGTCGAGGTGGCCGCCTATGTGTCGGGCGACGAGAGTGCGCCGTATGTGGTGCTGAGCGTGCTGGACCGCGGGACGGGGATCGACGAGTCGGAGCTGGAGACCATCTTCAACCCGTTCATTCGTGGTGACCGGGCCCGGGGTGGCAAGGGCACCGGGCTGGGGCTGGCGATCGTCAAGCGGATTGCGGCGCAGCATGGTGGGAATGTGGAACTGCGCAATCGCTCTGGTGGCGGGATCGAGGCGCGGGTACGGTTGCCTTTGGGGCTGTTGCTGCCGCGTAATGCCGTGTGA